A window of Juglans regia cultivar Chandler chromosome 7, Walnut 2.0, whole genome shotgun sequence contains these coding sequences:
- the LOC108989451 gene encoding extensin, whose translation MKRTIPICSFNLAAAKAPPFLLSYIAISPKKPVRLSVHSLADEPARKSPPEFPKVPNHQPSVPPEVPPVPTTPDIDPGSIPAEVNTNPPPYSPPGTKPGPEFPRTSIPPHPDPGPELPKPTIPPRPDPDIQLPKPDVVPPYPPDYVPPNPPGPDIVPPPLPTPPPGISPPTGPYILEEVLRRGVGFWSCFEFELADVGRWWR comes from the coding sequence ATGAAAAGGACCATCCCAATTTGTTCATTCAACTTGGCCGCGGCAAAAGCCCCGCCCTTTTTGCTGTCCTACATTGCAATTTCTCCCAAGAAGCCCGTGCGTCTCTCCGTTCACTCTCTAGCCGATGAGCCTGCACGCAAGAGCCCCCCGGAGTTCCCCAAGGTGCCAAATCATCAACCCAGTGTCCCACCGGAAGTGCCACCAGTTCCTACCACTCCGGATATTGACCCGGGGAGTATTCCGGCCGAAGTGAACACTAATCCTCCGCCGTACAGTCCTCCTGGGACGAAACCAGGACCGGAGTTCCCGAGGACTTCTATACCGCCACATCCAGACCCGGGACCGGAACTCCCGAAGCCTACTATACCGCCGCGTCCCGACCCAGATATACAGCTTCCTAAACCGGACGTAGTGCCGCCTTATCCACCCGATTACGTGCCACCGAATCCCCCAGGGCCTGATATCGTGCCTCCGCCACTACCGACTCCGCCACCGGGTATCAGTCCACCGACTGGGCCATATATTTTGGAGGAAGTGCTTCGCCGGGGAGTGGGCTTTTGGTCATGTTTTGAATTTGAGCTTGCTGATGTGGGTAGATGGTGGCGCTAA